One genomic segment of Rhizorhabdus phycosphaerae includes these proteins:
- a CDS encoding TonB-dependent receptor produces MIKHRWYGGSACAALMAALVAGPALAQTAAEAPQASEVVDQGGLQEIVVTATRRSTNLQSTAIAISAVDESLIRQSSPRNIGDLAAFVPNFSAATITGFNAASFSIRGVGQNNIIVYFEPPVAVLVDDFVVPSVQTQLLDTFDVAQVEVLRGPQGTLFGKNTTGGAVVVKTKRPELGVTSVEGRLQAGSFGTVIPQAAVNIGFGETLAFRGVIGYTKSDGYYKAGGCFGPVTPFATGEIATKFAGRSGCGDGRPLGGQEAWNGRAKLLWEPGDSFSALLQYEMLRDRSDSVPAVNFTPASNAFLFHSLGLGSTPNRNSDPLDNAAISNRQGGLVKMRNGQIVNVDGVYLNMDYKTDIGTLTSVSGYRSQRSRLPNTYMGTAPVAADGTILSLFDAQRDDNRKTYQQELRFASSFEGPFNFVAGGFYQKDNTTFCVAQLLGFLDLASGGLPFGNWNDNPYILCNAQRSRSKAAFFEGTFKITPTLTLTGGARYTWEKKTWFGRQQVFAQQLTGGFDPSIALGSALDANVFDYPAGVIQVRDSVKEPTWRISLGWQATRDIFAYATYSRGFKAGGFNDQIGSFHPFVNADGSDNNAAFAAAASATKPEKADSYEAGVKTELFDRMLRFNLTGFYVEYNDLQKQIVVPLTVGGQQFQVTRFFNAAKATVKGLELETTLVPTRGLTLRGLLGYQDGKYDSYTTPIPAGYDLSTAPLDRLPKWQWTLDATYEVPVGDYKLQFNGSANYVARNLFTQSITSPAENTYLNARTLLNASVTVAQADDKYYLRLIGRNLSDKRYITAAQVVGGLWSNGQYGAPRYYGLELGFKLGNN; encoded by the coding sequence GTGATCAAGCATCGTTGGTATGGTGGTTCTGCATGTGCGGCATTGATGGCTGCGCTCGTTGCGGGGCCCGCGCTCGCACAAACGGCGGCGGAAGCGCCGCAGGCATCTGAGGTCGTCGATCAGGGCGGGCTTCAGGAAATCGTCGTCACGGCAACCCGCCGCAGCACGAATCTTCAGTCGACCGCGATCGCCATCTCGGCGGTCGACGAATCGCTGATCCGGCAGTCGAGCCCGCGCAATATCGGCGATCTCGCGGCCTTCGTCCCGAACTTCTCGGCGGCCACCATTACGGGCTTCAACGCGGCGTCCTTCTCGATCCGCGGCGTCGGCCAGAACAACATCATCGTCTATTTCGAGCCGCCCGTGGCCGTGCTGGTCGACGACTTCGTCGTGCCCTCGGTCCAGACCCAGCTGCTCGACACGTTCGACGTGGCGCAGGTCGAAGTGCTGCGCGGTCCGCAGGGTACGCTGTTCGGCAAAAACACGACCGGTGGTGCCGTCGTCGTCAAGACCAAGCGGCCCGAACTGGGCGTCACCAGCGTCGAGGGTCGCCTTCAGGCGGGGTCCTTCGGCACGGTCATTCCGCAGGCGGCCGTCAATATCGGCTTCGGCGAGACGCTCGCCTTCCGCGGTGTCATCGGTTACACCAAGTCCGACGGCTATTATAAGGCTGGCGGCTGCTTCGGCCCGGTCACGCCTTTCGCAACCGGTGAGATCGCGACGAAGTTCGCCGGCCGCAGCGGCTGCGGCGACGGGCGCCCGCTCGGTGGCCAGGAGGCCTGGAACGGCCGTGCGAAGCTGCTGTGGGAGCCGGGTGATTCTTTCAGCGCCTTGCTGCAATATGAAATGCTGCGGGATCGCTCGGACAGCGTTCCGGCGGTCAACTTCACACCGGCGTCGAATGCCTTCCTGTTCCATTCGCTGGGCCTGGGTTCGACGCCGAACCGCAACAGCGACCCGCTCGACAATGCCGCGATCAGCAACCGTCAGGGCGGCCTGGTCAAGATGCGGAACGGTCAGATCGTCAATGTCGACGGCGTCTATCTCAACATGGACTACAAGACCGACATCGGTACCCTGACCTCGGTCAGCGGCTATCGTTCGCAGCGGTCGCGCCTGCCCAACACCTATATGGGCACTGCACCGGTCGCCGCCGACGGCACGATCCTGTCGCTGTTCGACGCGCAGCGCGACGACAATCGCAAGACCTATCAGCAGGAACTGCGCTTCGCCTCGTCGTTCGAAGGTCCGTTCAACTTCGTTGCCGGCGGCTTCTACCAGAAGGACAACACCACCTTCTGCGTCGCCCAGCTGCTCGGCTTCCTCGATCTGGCGAGCGGTGGTCTGCCTTTCGGCAACTGGAACGACAACCCGTACATCCTCTGCAATGCGCAGCGTTCGCGGTCGAAGGCGGCCTTCTTTGAAGGCACTTTCAAGATCACGCCTACCCTGACCCTGACCGGCGGCGCGCGCTACACCTGGGAAAAGAAGACCTGGTTCGGTCGTCAGCAGGTGTTTGCGCAGCAGCTTACCGGCGGCTTCGATCCGTCGATCGCGCTCGGCAGCGCGCTCGATGCGAACGTGTTCGACTATCCGGCCGGCGTCATCCAGGTCCGCGACAGCGTCAAGGAACCGACCTGGCGCATCAGCCTCGGCTGGCAGGCTACCCGCGACATCTTCGCCTATGCGACCTATTCGCGGGGCTTCAAGGCGGGCGGCTTCAACGACCAGATCGGCAGCTTCCATCCGTTCGTGAACGCCGATGGCAGCGACAACAACGCCGCCTTCGCCGCCGCCGCCTCGGCGACCAAGCCCGAAAAGGCCGACAGCTATGAAGCGGGCGTGAAGACCGAGCTGTTCGACCGGATGCTGCGCTTCAACCTGACCGGCTTCTACGTCGAGTATAACGATCTGCAGAAGCAGATCGTCGTGCCGCTGACGGTTGGTGGGCAGCAGTTCCAGGTCACCCGCTTCTTCAACGCCGCCAAGGCGACGGTGAAGGGTCTCGAACTGGAAACCACGCTGGTCCCGACCCGTGGGCTGACGCTGCGCGGCCTGCTCGGTTATCAGGACGGCAAGTACGACAGCTACACCACGCCGATCCCTGCCGGCTATGACCTCTCCACAGCGCCGCTCGACCGTCTGCCCAAGTGGCAGTGGACGCTCGACGCGACCTATGAGGTGCCGGTCGGCGACTATAAGCTGCAGTTCAACGGCAGCGCCAACTATGTCGCCCGCAACCTGTTCACCCAGTCGATCACCAGCCCGGCGGAGAATACCTACCTCAACGCCCGGACGCTGCTGAACGCCTCGGTGACCGTGGCCCAGGCGGACGACAAATATTATCTCCGTCTGATCGGCCGGAACCTGTCCGACAAGCGCTACATCACTGCCGCGCAGGTGGTGGGTGGCCTGTGGTCGAACGGCCAATATGGCGCACCGCGCTATTATGGCCTGGAGCTCGGCTTCAAGCTCGGCAACAACTGA
- a CDS encoding putative quinol monooxygenase, translating to MAYSFLSRFRIKPEREEQFVSLARQMESLVDREPGTLAFKFFRLGEPGMFAVYESFVDEAADKAHMETDHGKPLIEQMIGCMDGSYEREMLYDLEPAR from the coding sequence ATGGCTTACAGCTTCTTGTCGCGTTTCCGGATCAAACCGGAACGCGAAGAACAATTCGTTTCGCTTGCCAGACAGATGGAATCGCTCGTCGATCGCGAGCCCGGGACGCTGGCGTTCAAATTCTTCCGTCTCGGCGAGCCCGGCATGTTCGCGGTCTATGAGAGCTTCGTCGACGAGGCGGCGGACAAGGCGCATATGGAAACCGATCATGGCAAGCCGCTGATCGAACAGATGATCGGCTGCATGGACGGAAGCTATGAGCGCGAGATGCTCTATGACCTGGAGCCCGCGCGATGA
- a CDS encoding class I adenylate-forming enzyme family protein: MSDAIYSYGKMLRASAAAHGASDALVFPGRRLTHADLYASARRWAKALLAMGVEPGQNIGILLTTRPEFVEVMFGATMIGAVAVPVNARYQAHELAFLVRDADLVALVTTGAVTDQLNFSERLKTAFPALCDADPKALALDDAPLLRAIICLDPPCQPFMLSADEALSRGAAIDDASVDARIDAVDPEQIALVLYTSGTTANPKGALISHRAIVGNSRNLGKRYRITSEDKVWSPLPIFHIAGILPLTMVLDAGGAYLTVPHFDAETALAMLGREGATVAYPSFVTIMQDLITHPTFATTDLSKLRLMNSNFAVQPAWIKEAMTKAMPHTIQVGTYGLTEGAGTICTSRIDDPFELRTGRLGVPLDEWEVRIVDPETGQDCGLGERGEIVARGPNMLKGYYKAPDKTAEVIRDGWFFTGDIGSFDESGHIMFHGRTKDMLKVGGENVAAAEIEAMLQSHPAVKLAQVVGLPDARYVEVPAAFIELVDGGQTSEAELIAHCRGKLAGFKIPRHVRFIDEWPMSTSKIQKFKLRTQLVEELGLGEAA; encoded by the coding sequence ATGAGCGACGCCATTTACAGCTATGGCAAGATGCTGCGCGCAAGTGCGGCGGCACATGGCGCCTCCGACGCGCTGGTTTTTCCAGGCCGCCGTCTCACCCACGCCGATCTCTATGCTTCGGCCCGCCGCTGGGCGAAGGCGCTGCTCGCGATGGGGGTCGAGCCCGGCCAGAATATCGGCATATTGCTGACCACGCGTCCCGAATTCGTCGAGGTCATGTTCGGCGCGACGATGATCGGCGCGGTCGCTGTGCCGGTCAATGCGCGCTACCAGGCGCATGAGCTGGCCTTCCTGGTGCGCGACGCCGATCTGGTCGCGCTCGTCACGACGGGTGCGGTTACCGACCAGCTCAATTTCTCCGAACGGCTGAAGACCGCCTTCCCCGCCCTGTGCGACGCCGACCCGAAGGCGCTCGCGCTCGACGACGCGCCACTGCTGCGCGCGATCATCTGCCTCGACCCGCCCTGCCAGCCCTTCATGCTGTCGGCCGACGAAGCCCTGTCCAGGGGCGCTGCAATCGATGATGCCAGCGTCGATGCACGGATCGACGCGGTCGATCCCGAGCAGATTGCGCTGGTCCTCTACACATCGGGCACCACCGCCAATCCCAAGGGCGCGCTGATCAGCCACCGCGCGATCGTCGGCAACAGCCGCAATCTCGGCAAGCGCTATCGCATCACGTCCGAGGACAAGGTCTGGTCGCCGCTGCCGATCTTCCACATCGCCGGCATCCTGCCGCTGACGATGGTCCTCGATGCCGGCGGCGCCTATCTGACGGTGCCGCATTTCGATGCCGAAACCGCGTTGGCGATGCTCGGCCGCGAGGGGGCGACGGTCGCCTATCCGAGCTTCGTCACGATCATGCAGGACCTGATCACCCACCCGACCTTCGCGACGACCGACCTGTCGAAGCTGCGCCTGATGAACTCCAACTTCGCCGTCCAGCCCGCCTGGATCAAGGAAGCGATGACCAAGGCGATGCCGCACACCATCCAGGTCGGCACCTATGGCCTGACCGAGGGCGCGGGGACGATCTGCACCAGCCGCATCGACGATCCTTTCGAACTGCGGACAGGGCGCCTGGGCGTGCCGCTCGACGAGTGGGAAGTCCGGATCGTCGATCCCGAAACCGGCCAAGATTGCGGGCTCGGCGAGCGCGGCGAGATCGTTGCGCGCGGGCCGAACATGCTGAAAGGCTATTACAAGGCGCCCGACAAGACCGCCGAGGTCATCCGCGACGGCTGGTTCTTCACCGGCGACATCGGCTCGTTCGACGAGAGTGGGCACATCATGTTCCACGGCCGCACCAAGGACATGCTCAAGGTCGGCGGCGAGAATGTCGCAGCCGCCGAGATCGAGGCGATGCTCCAGTCGCATCCGGCGGTGAAGCTGGCGCAGGTCGTGGGCCTGCCCGACGCGCGCTATGTCGAGGTGCCCGCCGCCTTCATCGAACTGGTCGACGGCGGCCAGACCTCCGAGGCCGAACTGATCGCCCATTGCCGCGGCAAACTGGCCGGGTTCAAGATTCCCCGCCATGTCCGCTTCATCGACGAATGGCCGATGTCGACGTCGAAGATTCAGAAGTTCAAGCTGCGCACGCAGCTGGTCGAGGAACTGGGACTGGGAGAGGCCGCATGA
- a CDS encoding putative quinol monooxygenase — translation MSGKSFIAELRAKPGRGADLIALQCELKGLVFQNEPDALVYELFQSEEDPDLFQVVATFRDDAAFDHHMHIDFHDRLVPPILDCVEGEMKIAFYRSLS, via the coding sequence ATGAGCGGGAAGAGTTTCATCGCCGAACTGCGTGCCAAACCGGGCCGCGGCGCCGATCTGATCGCGCTCCAGTGCGAGCTGAAGGGTCTGGTGTTCCAGAACGAACCCGACGCATTGGTCTACGAGCTGTTTCAGTCCGAGGAGGATCCGGACCTGTTCCAGGTCGTCGCCACCTTCCGCGACGATGCCGCCTTCGACCATCATATGCACATCGACTTCCACGACCGGCTGGTGCCGCCGATCCTCGATTGCGTCGAAGGGGAGATGAAGATCGCTTTCTACCGGTCGCTGAGCTGA
- a CDS encoding nuclear transport factor 2 family protein, whose amino-acid sequence MPSAADLDDLIARRDIYAILTRYSRALDRSDVEAMKTVYWPDGIDNHGVFNGNAAEFAEFIVREIQNWFEVTMHGLMNVHMEIDGDSAFTETYLFAYHKVRAEKADEIFGSRYMAMFEGHGLDAEHHHFYFGGRYLDRFERRDGEWRIFHRQVVMDWNDNKPSGEILTQGMFATLEPRGERGAGDLVFGKGGL is encoded by the coding sequence ATGCCGAGCGCGGCCGATCTCGACGACCTGATCGCCCGGCGCGACATCTATGCGATCCTGACCCGCTATTCGCGGGCGCTCGACCGCTCCGACGTCGAGGCGATGAAGACCGTCTACTGGCCCGACGGGATCGACAATCACGGCGTGTTCAACGGCAATGCCGCCGAGTTCGCCGAGTTCATCGTGCGCGAAATCCAGAACTGGTTCGAGGTCACGATGCACGGCCTGATGAACGTGCATATGGAGATCGACGGCGACAGCGCTTTCACCGAGACCTACCTGTTCGCCTATCACAAGGTCCGGGCCGAGAAGGCCGACGAGATTTTCGGCTCGCGCTACATGGCGATGTTCGAGGGCCATGGTCTCGATGCCGAGCATCATCATTTCTATTTCGGCGGGCGCTATCTCGACCGCTTCGAGCGGCGAGACGGCGAATGGCGGATCTTCCATCGCCAGGTCGTGATGGACTGGAACGACAACAAGCCATCGGGCGAGATCCTGACCCAGGGCATGTTCGCCACGCTCGAACCGCGCGGCGAGCGCGGAGCTGGCGATCTGGTGTTCGGTAAGGGCGGCCTTTGA
- a CDS encoding dihydrolipoamide acetyltransferase family protein, with protein MAKLKPFTMPKWGIEMSEGTLAEWQVAENQPFAKGTVLTLIETDKITNEVEAEAEGRFVRLIAEPGQTYPVGALLAVLSDGGEATAAEIDAVVASFKAVDAGFAPDGDEGPAPAAAAPVADALPAQVAIPDGMAISPVAREKALAGGLDVAALTGSGRGGRITAQDVDEALRPAVAPSLVGVLPPTPASPVFATPMARRIAAINAVDLATVAGSGPRGRVRKVDVLAAVPAQAPAPVAQTVPAAPAPAAAAPVAPPPAAPGSVDVVPMTSMRRTIARRLTEAKQQIPHFYVRRRVRADRLLALRAAVQGQRPSVNDYLIRACALALMEVPQVNIQVHGQDIHRFGSADIAVAVATERGLVTPIVQGADELSVEQISERMAGLAQRARSGKLKAEEFSGGSFSLSNLGGFGVEQFDAIINPPQGAILAVGTARPEPIDDHGAIRIVPVLHLSLSCDHRAIDGADGGRFMAALAHLIETPTLL; from the coding sequence ATGGCCAAGCTCAAGCCGTTCACCATGCCCAAATGGGGCATCGAGATGAGCGAAGGCACGCTTGCCGAATGGCAGGTCGCCGAGAACCAGCCCTTCGCCAAGGGCACGGTGCTGACCCTCATCGAGACCGACAAGATCACCAATGAGGTCGAGGCCGAGGCCGAAGGTCGTTTCGTGCGCCTGATCGCCGAGCCCGGCCAGACCTATCCGGTCGGCGCGCTGCTTGCGGTGCTGTCGGACGGCGGCGAGGCGACGGCCGCCGAGATCGACGCAGTCGTCGCATCCTTCAAGGCCGTCGACGCAGGCTTCGCGCCGGACGGCGATGAGGGGCCTGCGCCGGCTGCAGCCGCGCCGGTCGCCGATGCGCTCCCCGCTCAGGTCGCCATCCCCGATGGCATGGCCATCAGTCCGGTTGCGCGTGAAAAGGCGCTGGCGGGCGGTCTCGACGTCGCCGCGCTGACGGGGTCCGGACGCGGTGGCCGTATCACTGCGCAGGACGTCGACGAGGCTCTCCGCCCCGCGGTTGCCCCGTCGCTCGTTGGCGTGCTGCCGCCGACGCCGGCCTCGCCGGTCTTCGCGACCCCGATGGCCCGACGCATCGCGGCGATCAATGCGGTCGATCTCGCTACGGTCGCCGGCTCGGGCCCGCGCGGCCGGGTGCGCAAGGTGGATGTGCTGGCTGCCGTTCCGGCTCAGGCTCCAGCGCCCGTCGCGCAGACTGTGCCTGCCGCCCCTGCGCCGGCTGCTGCGGCACCTGTAGCTCCACCGCCGGCAGCTCCTGGCTCGGTCGATGTCGTGCCGATGACGTCGATGCGGCGAACGATCGCGCGGCGTCTGACCGAGGCGAAGCAGCAGATCCCGCATTTCTATGTCCGTCGCCGCGTGCGCGCCGATCGTCTGCTCGCCTTGCGGGCGGCGGTTCAAGGGCAGCGGCCCAGCGTCAACGACTATCTGATCCGCGCCTGCGCGCTGGCGCTGATGGAGGTGCCGCAGGTCAATATCCAGGTCCATGGCCAGGACATCCACCGCTTCGGTTCGGCCGATATCGCCGTGGCGGTCGCGACCGAGCGCGGGTTGGTCACGCCGATCGTCCAGGGGGCCGACGAACTGTCGGTCGAGCAGATTTCCGAACGCATGGCCGGGCTCGCCCAGCGCGCGCGCAGCGGCAAGCTCAAGGCCGAAGAGTTCAGCGGCGGCAGCTTCTCGCTATCCAATCTCGGCGGATTCGGGGTCGAGCAGTTCGACGCGATCATCAACCCGCCACAGGGGGCGATCCTCGCCGTCGGTACCGCGCGGCCCGAACCGATCGACGATCACGGGGCGATCCGGATCGTGCCAGTGCTGCACCTGTCGCTGTCGTGCGATCACCGCGCTATCGACGGTGCCGATGGCGGTCGCTTCATGGCCGCGCTCGCTCACCTGATCGAGACTCCCACTCTCCTCTGA
- a CDS encoding alpha-ketoacid dehydrogenase subunit beta, translating into MAIMTIRDAILQTLHAEMERDPNIMLLGEDVVGGNGTAGGPEAIGGIWGTSGGLYAKFGPDRVIDTPISESAIVGAAAGAALAGKRPVAELMFADFVGVSLDQIWNQIAKFRYMFGGKTKCPAVIRLIYGAGMNTAAQHSQSVYAMLTAMPGLKVVLPATPADAKGLLTEALRGDDPVMFFEHKAMYGVKGEVPEGDYRQRFGEARMVREGGDVTIVACGRMVNFSEKAADKLAADGIGCDLIDLRTTSPLDEEAILDSVEATGRLVVVDESPPRCSLAADICALVATKGFTSLKAPPELVTGPHSPIPFARELERAWVPSPQKIEAAVRRVLAR; encoded by the coding sequence ATGGCGATCATGACCATCCGCGATGCCATCTTGCAGACCCTGCATGCGGAAATGGAGCGCGACCCGAACATCATGCTGCTGGGCGAGGACGTCGTCGGCGGCAACGGCACCGCTGGCGGTCCGGAAGCGATCGGCGGCATCTGGGGCACCTCGGGCGGGCTCTATGCGAAGTTCGGCCCCGACCGGGTGATCGACACGCCGATTTCCGAAAGCGCGATCGTCGGCGCGGCGGCGGGCGCGGCGCTCGCCGGCAAGCGACCGGTTGCCGAGTTGATGTTCGCCGATTTCGTCGGCGTCAGCCTCGACCAGATCTGGAACCAGATTGCCAAGTTCCGCTATATGTTCGGCGGCAAGACCAAGTGCCCCGCCGTCATCCGCCTGATCTATGGCGCCGGCATGAACACGGCCGCCCAGCACAGCCAGTCGGTCTATGCAATGCTGACCGCCATGCCCGGCCTGAAGGTCGTGCTGCCCGCAACACCGGCCGATGCCAAGGGTCTGCTGACCGAGGCGCTGCGGGGCGACGACCCGGTCATGTTCTTCGAACATAAGGCGATGTACGGCGTGAAGGGCGAGGTGCCCGAGGGCGACTATCGCCAGCGCTTTGGCGAGGCGCGGATGGTCCGCGAGGGTGGGGACGTGACCATCGTCGCCTGCGGCCGCATGGTGAACTTCTCCGAGAAAGCCGCCGACAAGCTCGCTGCCGACGGCATCGGCTGCGATCTGATCGATCTGCGCACGACGAGCCCGCTCGACGAGGAGGCCATTCTCGACTCGGTCGAGGCCACCGGTCGGCTCGTGGTCGTCGACGAAAGCCCGCCGCGGTGCAGCCTGGCAGCCGATATCTGCGCGCTGGTCGCGACCAAGGGCTTCACCAGCCTCAAGGCCCCGCCGGAGCTGGTCACAGGCCCGCACAGCCCTATCCCCTTCGCACGCGAACTCGAACGGGCCTGGGTGCCGTCTCCCCAGAAGATCGAGGCTGCGGTCCGCCGCGTCCTCGCGCGCTGA
- a CDS encoding thiamine pyrophosphate-dependent dehydrogenase E1 component subunit alpha, whose product MQLSRDELLGAYRRMATIRQFEERLHDEIKTGEIAGFTHLYAGQEAVAVGVCDHLTVEDMIVSTHRGHGHCIAKGCDVPGMMQEIFGKAGGLCKGRGGSMHIADLSVGMLGANGIVGGGAPQAVGAALAAKLDGKGRVAIAFSGDGACNQGTTFEAMNMAVVTKAPAIFVFENNHYSEHTGDAYAVGTSKDIASRAEAFGMRAWRANGCDYFDTYETMRELLDYVRAGNGPAAIELDTERFYGHFEGDPQRYRGKGEVDRLRDERDCLKAFRARVGAAKLLDAAELDAIDAEVAALIDASVTEARAAPAPDPATVAEDVYVDYY is encoded by the coding sequence ATGCAACTGAGCCGCGACGAGCTTCTCGGCGCCTATCGGCGCATGGCGACCATCCGCCAGTTCGAGGAAAGGCTGCACGACGAGATCAAGACCGGTGAGATCGCCGGCTTCACCCATCTCTATGCGGGGCAGGAAGCCGTCGCCGTCGGCGTCTGCGACCATCTGACCGTCGAGGACATGATCGTGTCGACCCATCGCGGCCATGGTCATTGCATCGCCAAGGGCTGCGATGTGCCGGGCATGATGCAGGAGATCTTCGGCAAGGCCGGCGGTCTCTGCAAGGGGCGTGGCGGATCGATGCACATCGCCGATCTGTCGGTCGGCATGCTGGGGGCCAACGGTATCGTCGGTGGCGGTGCGCCGCAGGCGGTCGGCGCGGCGCTCGCGGCGAAGCTCGACGGCAAGGGCCGTGTGGCGATCGCTTTCTCGGGCGACGGCGCCTGCAACCAGGGGACGACCTTCGAAGCGATGAACATGGCGGTGGTGACCAAGGCCCCGGCGATCTTCGTGTTCGAGAATAATCATTATTCCGAACATACCGGCGACGCCTACGCCGTCGGCACGTCCAAGGACATCGCCAGCCGCGCGGAGGCCTTCGGCATGCGGGCCTGGCGGGCCAATGGCTGCGACTATTTCGACACCTATGAGACGATGCGCGAGCTGCTCGACTATGTCCGCGCCGGCAACGGGCCGGCGGCGATCGAGCTCGATACCGAGCGCTTCTACGGCCATTTCGAGGGTGATCCGCAACGCTATCGCGGCAAGGGCGAGGTCGACCGCCTCCGCGACGAGCGCGACTGCCTCAAAGCCTTCCGTGCGCGCGTGGGCGCGGCGAAGCTGCTCGACGCGGCCGAGCTCGACGCGATCGACGCCGAAGTGGCGGCGCTGATCGACGCATCGGTGACCGAGGCGCGTGCCGCCCCGGCCCCCGACCCGGCGACCGTCGCCGAAGACGTCTATGTCGACTATTATTGA
- a CDS encoding aromatic ring-hydroxylating oxygenase subunit alpha produces MDVKRKVDVIRVNPEDWPNGTPAAKAEDPDLGYDVIPAARYTSEEFMKLEWEHVWTKVWLLGGRSCDIKEPGDYICTDIGKESVIIVRQKDGSVRAFPNVCLHRGNRLRPEGLGNAEAFRCLYHHWTYGLDGCIERIPDMATFPQGGPPGMKLPSYPCGEWGSFVWFSLNPDVEPLEDFLAPMPQHLNPYHMERMAWQRDVTVEWDCNWKASVDAFSEVYHVQGIHPQLQWYLDDTNAQIDVYERHSRYLVPFAAISGRVALPSSIPPAIYEIMVKAGMDPAEYEGRVSDIRRDVQLFKRKHGKSQGKDYSELNDDQLTDDYHYTIFPNVSLNVHADDVMMFRQRPHATDPNKMLYDIWVLELVPEGEEWPERVKHRHFKHGEKSIGQVLDQDAFNLPTVQKGMQSDAFPGLWIGDQELRIRHFHKVLDDYVYGPGGKKPGDI; encoded by the coding sequence ATGGACGTGAAGCGCAAGGTCGATGTCATCCGGGTCAATCCCGAGGACTGGCCCAATGGCACCCCGGCCGCGAAGGCGGAGGACCCGGATCTCGGCTATGACGTGATCCCGGCAGCCCGTTACACGTCCGAAGAGTTCATGAAGCTCGAATGGGAGCATGTCTGGACGAAGGTCTGGCTGCTCGGTGGTCGCTCGTGCGACATCAAGGAGCCGGGCGACTATATCTGCACCGACATCGGCAAGGAGAGCGTCATCATCGTCCGTCAGAAGGACGGCTCGGTGCGCGCTTTCCCCAATGTCTGCCTCCATCGCGGCAACCGCTTGCGTCCCGAGGGCCTGGGCAATGCGGAGGCGTTCCGCTGCCTCTACCACCACTGGACCTACGGGCTCGACGGCTGCATCGAGCGCATTCCCGACATGGCGACCTTCCCGCAGGGTGGTCCCCCCGGGATGAAGCTTCCCTCTTATCCGTGCGGCGAATGGGGCAGCTTCGTCTGGTTCTCGCTCAACCCCGACGTCGAGCCGCTCGAGGACTTCCTCGCGCCGATGCCGCAGCACCTGAACCCCTATCATATGGAGCGGATGGCGTGGCAACGCGACGTCACCGTCGAATGGGACTGCAACTGGAAGGCAAGCGTCGATGCCTTCAGCGAAGTCTATCACGTCCAGGGCATCCACCCGCAGCTGCAATGGTATCTCGACGACACCAATGCGCAGATCGACGTCTATGAGCGGCACAGCCGCTATCTCGTCCCCTTCGCCGCCATTTCGGGTCGCGTCGCGCTGCCCTCGTCGATCCCGCCTGCGATTTACGAGATCATGGTCAAGGCCGGCATGGATCCGGCCGAATATGAAGGCCGCGTCAGCGACATTCGCCGCGACGTGCAGCTGTTCAAGCGCAAGCATGGCAAGTCGCAGGGCAAGGACTATTCTGAGCTGAACGACGATCAGCTGACCGACGATTACCATTACACCATCTTCCCGAACGTCTCGCTGAACGTCCATGCCGACGACGTGATGATGTTCCGGCAGCGCCCGCACGCGACCGATCCGAACAAGATGCTCTACGACATCTGGGTGCTCGAGCTCGTCCCCGAGGGCGAGGAGTGGCCGGAGCGGGTCAAGCACCGCCACTTCAAGCATGGCGAGAAGTCGATCGGGCAGGTGCTCGATCAGGACGCCTTCAACCTGCCGACGGTACAGAAGGGGATGCAGTCCGATGCATTTCCCGGCCTGTGGATCGGCGATCAGGAACTTCGCATCCGGCACTTCCACAAGGTGCTGGACGACTATGTCTACGGGCCGGGCGGCAAGAAGCCGGGCGACATCTGA